From a single Brassica oleracea var. oleracea cultivar TO1000 chromosome C5, BOL, whole genome shotgun sequence genomic region:
- the LOC106294473 gene encoding uncharacterized protein LOC106294473: MATRSKSFQLITGLRKLAVNPRASSRATATALFTTSRSGYSSGYDKNVEDELQATAVPDDVIKPDSDKYWSPHPQTGVFGPSTTDQTAAAEAARQDSAVLEETAWFRPISLEDSDKTHHV, translated from the exons ATGGCAACCAGATCGAAGAGCTTTCAACTGATCACCGGCCTAAGGAAGCTCGCTGTCAACCCACGCGCTTCCTCACGCGCCACCGCCACTGCCCTATTTACTACTTCTCG GAGCGGTTATTCCTCGGGGTATGACAAGAACGTGGAGGATGAATTGCAGGCAACTGCAGTTCCTGACGACGTCATAAAGCCAGATTCTGATAAATACTGGTCTCCTCATCCTCAAACCGGAGTCTTTGGCCCTTCGACGACTGACCAGACTGCAGCAGCGGAGGCTGCTCGCCAAGACTCGGCGGTGCTGGAAGAGACTGCTTGGTTTCGTCCCATAAGTCTCGAGGACTCGGACAAGACTCACCATGTTTAA
- the LOC106294468 gene encoding uncharacterized protein At1g51745, protein MEGAADCTVGSIVWVRRRNGSWWPGKILGQDDLDSTHITSPRSGTPVKLLGREDASVDWYNLEKSKRVKPFRCGDFDDCIEKVENSQGLTIRKREKYARREDAILHALELEKEILKKEVKVETGRPRARARARGDSPDAAAKERMVVSRVHDISNGGLRRNHVGDVRHLHKDKEEEQTRFEEEAQPRMRGLQDFGLRTASSKRKFSSSNGPADTSFKSLARSNSSASSSGDYSMERPSFTLGKEKTRNSMEAKRTKYMFAPNESNDVLDLHESLLSHRAAMHSSFAGGDHSRYSLSEYDPPEFLEDVESVSSESETDSSDMEEDTDDDIPLLSGAGRHSEQHNPFSSRHMSAEDESTSSEEDCYESSMSGDSSHLYSQDPDNEAGTVSKWQLKGKRNMRNLPRRSARNGRYSEYKRRAFGQKPMGYGLDSSGTNDMSDGTDDTDPNERQFRDRMTGPGDDEYRLSTMVASGFKNIYSHDMLDWDDDPWEGQIGKKKRWEERLEGSGQEFHASSHRHSRRNMYSPLMDVELEVRGSYQKGPVPIVSLMSKLNSRAIIGHPVEVEVLADGSSEYFGNETTYHDKPFLLPHAWKTARRSSSRVPRLQPLSPSLEADADVHSPSGQGRKPFFKKLGSGNLSTDDNSLRRSNLMHIPRPPGERKQQQKKVMKNTNATPSQKTRALSSFGSEQAHSGIKTFGDGTHELSNRRVLQGPPTVACIPVKLVFSRLLEKINRPPSKPL, encoded by the exons ATGGAAGGTGCGGCTGATTGCACGGTGGGTTCGATTGTGTGGGTGAGGAGGAGGAACGGCTCGTGGTGGCCAGGGAAGATACTGGGACAGGATGATCTTGACTCTACTCATATCACCTCTCCTCGATCTGGAACTCCTGTGAAGCTTCTTGGAAGAGAGGATGCGAGTGT GGATTGGTACAACTTAGAGAAGTCCAAGCGTGTGAAGCCGTTCCGGTGCGGCGATTTTGATGACTGCATTGAGAAGGTGGAGAATTCGCAAGGGCTGACGATAAGGAAGAGGGAGAAGTATGCTCGTAGAGAAGACGCGATTCTCCATGCGCTTGAGCTTGAGAAGGAGATTCTGAAGAAGGAAGTGAAAGTTGAGACTGGTAGGCCTAGGGCTAGGGCTAGGGCTAGGGGGGACTCTCCTGATGCAGCAGCCAAGGAGAGAATGGTTGTGTCTAGGGTTCATGATATCTCTAATGGTGGTCTAAGGCGTAACCATGTTGGTGATGTTAGGCATTTGCACAAAGATAAAGAGGAAGAACAGACGAGATTTGAGGAAGAGGCACAGCCTCGGATGAGAGGGTTGCAGGACTTTGGGCTAAGAACCGCCTCTTCGAAGAGAAAGTTTTCATCTTCCAATGGTCCTGCTGATACTTCCTTCAAGTCTCTGGCGAGAAGCAACTCTTCAGCTTCTTCTAGTGGAGATTATAGCATGGAGAGGCCCAGTTTTACCCTCG GAAAGGAAAAGACTAGGAACTCGATGGAGGCTAAAAGGACTAAATACATGTTTGCACCAAATGAATCTAATGATGTTTTAGATCTGCATGAGAGTTTGCTAAGCCACAGGGCGGCAATGCATTCCTCCTTTGCTGGTGGTGACCATTCTCGTTATTCGCTTTCAGAATATGACCCTCCTGAGTTTTTGGAAGATGTTGAATCTGTTTCTTCTGAATCCGAAACTGACTCTTCTGATATGGAGGAGGATACTGATGATGACATTCCCTTGCTGTCAG GAGCTGGGCGTCATTCAGAGCAACACAATCCTTTCAGTAGTAGACATATGTCAGCAGAAGATGAAAGCACCAGCAGTGAGGAAGACTGTTATGAATCATCCATGTCTGGCGACTCTTCTCACCTTTATTCCCAAGATCCAGATAATGAAGCTGGTACGGTTTCCAAGTGGCAGCTCAAGGGAAAGAGAAACATGCGCAATCTTCCAAGAAGGTCTGCACGTAACGGAAGATATTCTGAATATAAGAGAAGGGCATTTGGTCAAAAGCCTATGGGCTATGGATTAGATTCTAGTGGGACAAATGATATGAGCGATGGAACTGATGACACTGATCCCAACGAGAGACAGTTCCGGGACAGAATGACTGGACCAGGTGATGATGAGTATCGGCTCTCAACTATGGTTGCATCCGGATTCAAGAACATCTACAGCCATGACATGCTGGACTGGGATGATGATCCTTGGGAAGGCCAGATTGGTAAGAAGAAGCGATGGGAGGAAAGACTCGAAGGTTCAGGTCAGGAGTTCCATGCGTCTTCTCATCGACATTCTAGAAGAAATATGTATTCTCCGTTGATGGATGTGGAACTAGAAGTACGAGGAAGCTATCAGAAAGGGCCTGTCCCAATTGTCTCCCTGATGAGTAAGTTAAACAGCAGAGCGATAATTGGACATCCAGTTGAAGTTGAAGTCTTGGCAGATGGTTCCTCTGAGTACTTCGGCAATGAAACAACATACCATGACAAACCCTTTCTACTTCCCCATGCTTGGAAGACCGCAAGAAGGAGTAGCTCACGCGTTCCACGGCTGCAACCATTATCACCATCTCTTGAAGCCGATGCTGATGTTCATTCTCCGTCAGGTCAGGGAAGAAAACCGTTTTTTAAGAAACTTGGTTCGGGAAACTTAAGTACTGATGATAACTCGTTGCGGAGAAGCAATCTAATGCATATTCCACGACCACCTGGTGAGAGAAAGCAGCAGCAAAAGAAGGTGATGAAGAACACAAACGCAACCCCTAGTCAAAAGACCAGGGCACTGTCATCATTCGGCAGTGAACAAGCACACAGCGGGATAAAGACCTTCGGTGATGGGACTCACGAGCTATCTAACAGACGGGTACTACAGGGACCACCAACCGTGGCTTGCATACCGGTCAAACTAGTATTTAGCAGATTACTGGAGAAAATAAACAGACCGCCATCAAAGCCGCTGTGA
- the LOC106294470 gene encoding ADP-ribosylation factor 1-like 2, which yields MGQTFRKLFDTFFGNQEMRVVMLGLDAAGKTTILYKLHIGEVLSTVPTIGFNVEKVQYKNVMFTVWDVGGQEKLRPLWRHYFNNTDGLIYVVDSLDRERIGKAKQEFQEIIKDPFMLNSVILVFANKQDMRGAMSPREVCEGLGLLDLKNRKWHIQGTCALQGDGLYEGLDWLSSTLKEVRAAGFSSAGPLF from the exons ATGGGTCAAACTTTCCGCAAGCTTTTCGATACGTTCTTCGGCAATCAGGAAATGAGG GTCGTTATGCTGGGTCTGGATGCGGCTGGCAAAACAACGATACTCTACAAGCTGCACATAGGAGAAGTTCTCTCAACTGTTCCCACAATCG GTTTCAATGTGGAGAAAGTTCAGTACAAGAATGTGATGTTCACAGTTTGGGATGTTGGTGGCCAAGAAAAGCTCAGGCCCTTGTGGAGGCATTACTTCAACAATACCGATGGACTT ATATATGTGGTAGACTCCTTGGACCGTGAGAGAATCGGCAAAGCTAAGCAAGAATTTCAG GAGATCATAAAAGACCCATTCATGCTTAACAGTGTCATTCTAGTGTTTGCAAACAAACAAGACATG AGAGGAGCCATGTCTCCCCGAGAAGTGTGTGAAGGGCTTGGCTTATTAGATCTCAAGAACAGGAAATGGCATATACAAGGCACATGTGCTCTCCAAGGAGATGGCCTCTATGAAGGCTTAGACTGGTTATCCTCTACGCTCAAAGAGGTTAGAGCAGCTGGTTTCTCATCCGCTGGCCCCTTGTTTTAA
- the LOC106294474 gene encoding protein EXPORTIN 1B-like has protein sequence MAAERLRDLSKPMDVALLDATVDFFYATGSKEERAAADNILRDLKANPDTWLQVAHILQNTRSTHTKYFALQVLEGVIKYRWKALPVVQRDGMKMYISDVIVQLSKNEASFRSERFYINKLNLILVQILKHEWPANWRSFIPDLVNAAKTSESICENGMAILKLLSEEIFNFSKGEMIQRKINDLKESLNSEFKLIHELCLYVLSASKRPALIRATLSALHAYLSWIPLPYIFQSPLLETLLTFFSVPAYRNLTLQCLSKVAALKYEKHYRNQVVQMYMIFMKHLEGMLPFNINIPEAYSAGSNEEQAFIQNLALFFTSFFKLHINILETTSETIPFLLAGLEYLIKISYVDDTEVFKVCCDYWHLLVSELFTSGQRMVFHPPTVGSIEPEITTPKILYSDQLSKLRGLMINSMAKPEEVLIVEDENGNIVRETMKDCDVFLQYRIMRETLIFLTHFDNDDTERQMLSKLSKQINKKEWTRNDLNTLCWAIGSISGSMDVANEDRFLVKVIRALLSFSGIMKGNDDKDVIASNIMYVFGQYPRFLKGNWQYMMVVVKKLFDFMHSTQPGVKDMACDTFLKIAQQCKHIFLVVQVGKEEPFVSEVLASLSTTTKHLGPHQIQTFYESVACIIEAESDPQKRREYIEWLMALPNQRWAEIIGEARQNVDFLKDPDVIHNVLTILQTNTRVAASLGKYFLFQISSIFLAILNIYKMYSELVSSSIGDSGPCASRISLIKLLRSVKREILNLIKTFLDKDEKNPHIGKHFVPPIMNEILADYARNVPDARESEVLSLFATIINQYKVAMQDDVPRIFESVFHCTLEMITKNFEDYPEHRLKFFLLLRAIATFCFRALLQLSSEQLKLVMDSVIWAFRHTERNIAETGLKLLLVLLKKFQKSAFSNQFYRTYLMQIEQEIIAVLTDTFHKPEFHWHVFVLQRLFQLVESGALTEPLWDASTVPQQYPDNAAFVCDHTTKLLSSSFPNISVPEVTEFVKGLYELRDHPVPFKNNVRDFLIRSKEFSAQDNKDLDAGPIAPDENPDEMSDS, from the exons ATGGCTGCTGAGAGGTTAAGGGACTTGAGTAAGCCTATGGACGTCGCTTTACTCGATGCCACCGTTGATTTCTTTTATGCTACAGGATCTAAGGAAGAA AGAGCTGCTGCGGATAATATTTTACGGGATTTGAAAGCTAATCCTGATACTTGGCTTCAAGTGGCTCACATCCTGCAGAACACCAGGAGTACGCATACCAAGTATTTTGCCCTTCAG GTGCTAGAAGGTGTTATCAAATATAGGTGGAAGGCATTACCAGTTGTACAACGTGATGGAATGAAAATGTACATCTCTGACGTCATTGTGCAG CTTTCAAAGAACGAAGCATCTTTCAGATCGGAAAGGTTTTATATCAACAAGTTAAATCTCATCTTGGTTCAG ATCTTGAAACATGAATGGCCGGCGAACTGGAGAAGCTTTATACCTGATCTAGTTAATGCTGCTAAAACCAGCGAATCTATCTGTGAGAATGGCATGGCTATTTTGAAA CTCCTAAGTGAAGAGATCTTTAATTTCTCAAAAGGAGAGATGATTCAGAGAAAGATAAACGATCTGAAAGAGTCTCTAAACAG CGAGTTTAAACTCATTCACGAGTTATGTCTATATGTTCTCTCAGCTTCCAAAAGACCAGCACTTATACGTGCAACGCTATCTGCATTGCATGCCTATCTTTCTTGGATTCCGCTTCCGTATATTTTCCAGTCACCTTTG CTGGAAACCCTCCTTACGTTCTTCTCTGTGCCGGCATACAGGAATCTCACTCTTCAATGTCTGTCAAAG GTTGCAGCACTTAAATATGAAAAGCACTACAGAAACCAAGTTGTCCAAATGTACATGATTTTCATGAAACATTTGGAG GGAATGCTTCCTTTTAATATTAATATCCCAGAGGCATATTCAGCTGGAAGTAATGAAGAACAG GCTTTTATCCAGAACTTGGCACTGTTTTTCACTTCGTTTTTCAAG CTACATATAAATATCCTAGAAACTACATCCGAAACTATTCCCTTCCTACTTGCTGGTCTGGAATATCTCATTAAAATATCATATGTTGATGACACTGAAGTGTTCAAG GTTTGTTGTGACTACTGGCATTTACTAGTTTCGGAGTTGTTTACATCAGGTCAACGA ATGGTTTTTCATCCTCCTACGGTTGGGAGCATCGAACCTGAAATCACAACACCAAAAATACTTTACTCTGATCAACTATCAAAATTAAGGGGGCTCATGATTAATAGCATGGCTAAGCCTGAAGAAGTGCTAATTGTTGAAGATGAAAATGGGAACATTGTCCGCGAAACTATGAAGGATTGTGATGTTTTTCTCCAGTATAGG ATAATGCGGGAGACATTGATCTTCCTCACACACTTCGATAATGATGACACTGAAAGACAG ATGTTGAGTAAGCTAAGCAAACAGATAAACAAAAAAGAATGGACACGGAATGATCTGAACACTTTGTGCTGGGCTATTGGGTCTATTTCTGGTTCCATGGATGTAGCAAAT GAAGACAGATTTCTAGTGAAGGTTATTCGTGCTTTATTAAGTTTCAGTGGAATCATGAAGGGAAATGACGATAAAGATGTTATCGCGAGCAACATCAT GTATGTTTTTGGACAGTATCCAAGATTCTTAAAGGGCAATTGGCAGTATATGATGGTGGTTGTTAAGAAGTTGTTTGACTTCATGCATTCGACTCAACCGGGTGTTAAG GACATGGCTTGTGATACATTCTTAAAGATTGCTCAGCAATGCAAACACATATTCCTTGTTGTTCAG GTTGGAAAAGAGGAGCCATTTGTATCTGAAGTTCTAGCAAGCCTTAGTACAACTACTAAACATCTTGGGCCTCATCAGATTCAAACTTTTTATGAATCT GTTGCTTGTATAATCGAGGCTGAATCAGATCCTCAGAAGAGACGTGAATACATCGAGTGGTTGATGGCTCTCCCTAATCAG AGATGGGCAGAGATTATAGGAGAAGCACGTCAGAATGTTGATTTCCTCAAAGACCCTGATGTGATACATAATGTGCTTACTATCCTCCAAACAAATACAAGAGTTGCAGCTTCACTGGGAAAATACTTCTTATTTCAAATTTCATCGATCTTCTTGGCTATTCTGAATATTTACAA GATGTACAGTGAACTCGTGTCAAGCAGCATTGGTGATAGTGGCCCGTGTGCTTCGAGGATATCTTTGATTAAGCTTCTAAG GTCTGTTAAGAGAGAAATCCTGAACCTGATAAAAACGTTTCTAGACAAAGATGAAAAAAACCCACACATTGGCAAACATTTTGTTCCACCAATTATGAATGAAATACTTGCTGACTATGCAAGAAATGTTCCTGATGCAAGGGAATCAGAAGTTTTATCACTCTTTGCGACAATAATAAACCA GTACAAGGTTGCAATGCAAGATGATGTGCCTCGCATCTTTGAATCTGTTTTCCATTGCACTTTGGAG ATGATCACTAAGAATTTTGAAGATTATCCAGAACACCGGCTCAAGTTTTTCTTGTTACTTCGTGCCATTGCTACATTTTGTTTCCGTGCATTGCTACAGTTGTCAAGTGAG CAACTGAAGCTAGTCATGGATTCGGTTATCTGGGCGTTTAGGCATACCGAAAGAAACATCGCTGAAACAGGACTTAAACTCTTACTTGTGTTGCTGAAAAAGTTTCAG AAATCTGCTTTCTCTAACCAATTCTACCGGACATACTTAATGCAAATTGAGCAAGAAATTATTGCCGTGTTGACCGATACCTTTCACAAGCCAGAGTTCCATTGGCATGTGTTCGTGCTACAGCGTCTATTTCAACTG GTGGAGAGCGGTGCTTTGACCGAACCTTTGTGGGATGCTTCAACGGTGCCTCAACAGTATCCAGATAACGCCGCCTTTGTTTGTGATCACACCACCAAGCTTCTAAGCTCGTCATTCCCCAACATAAGTGTACCAGAGGTGACAGAATTTGTGAAAGGACTTTATGAGTTGAGAGATCACCCTGTTCCATTTAAGAATAACGTACGAGACTTCCTTATACGGTCCAAAGAATTTTCTGCTCAG GATAACAAAGATTTAGATGCTGGACCTATTGCTCCCGACGAGAATCCAGATGAGATGAGTGATTCATAA
- the LOC106292968 gene encoding probable NADH dehydrogenase [ubiquinone] 1 alpha subcomplex subunit 12, translated as MALTVAKSALEAIREKGLGGFLRMIREEGFLRCLPDGNLLQTKIHNIGATLIGVDKFGNKYYQKLGDTQCGRHRWVEYASKDRYNASQVPAEWHGWLHFITDHTGDELLSQKPKRYGIEHRENFSGHGDAYIYHSKGHTLNPGQKNWTRYQPWVPTKTK; from the exons ATGGCATTGACGGTGGCGAAGAGTGCGTTGGAGGCGATCAGAGAGAAAGGTCTCGGAGGTTTCCTCAGGATGATCCGAGAAGAAGGCTTTCT GAGATGTCTGCCAGATGGGAACCTCTT GCAAACCAAAATACACAACATAGGAGCAACGCTTATTGGTGTGGACAAGTTCGGTAACAAATACTACCAGAAGCTCGGCGATACTCAGTGTG GTCGACACAGGTGGGTAGAATATGCATCCAAGGATCGTTACAACGCATCTCAAGTGCCAGCAGAATGGCACGGATGGCTTCATTTCATCACCGATCACACTGGAGATGAG CTGTTGAGTCAGAAACCAAAAAGGTATGGGATTGAGCATAGAGAGAACTTCTCTGGACATGGTGATGCGTACATTTACCATTCTAAAGGACATACCTTGAACCCGGGGCAAAAGAACTGGACTCGGTACCAACCATGGGTTCCCACCAAGACCAAGTAA
- the LOC106292614 gene encoding D-xylose-proton symporter-like 1, with the protein MGFDAEKQSIVSLGQIGDSSSGEISSEKQPLIKENHHSPENYSVLAAIPPFLFPALGALLFGYEIGATSCATISIKSPKLSGISWYNLSSVDVGIITSGSLYGALIGSIVAFSVADIIGRRKELILAALLYLVGAIVTAVAPVFYVLIIGRLMYGIGVGLTMHAAPMYIAETAPSQIRGRMISLKEFFTVLGMVGGYGIGSLWVTVTSGWRYMYATIIPLPVIMGIGMCWLPASPRWLLLRSLQGKGNVERLQQAAIKSLRRLRGSVVVDSAAEQVNEILAELSSVGEDKEATLGELFQGKCLKALTIAGGLVLLQQITGQPSVLYYAPSILQTAGFSAATDATRISILLGLLKLVMTGVAVIVIDRLGRRPLLLGGVSGMMISLLLLGSYYIFYNTVPAVAVVALLLYVGCYQLSFGPIGWLMISEIFPLKLRGRGISIAVLVNFGTNALVTFAFSPLKELLGAGVLFCGFGVICVVSLFFIYFIVPETKGLTLEEIEAKCL; encoded by the exons ATGGGGTTTGATGCCGAGAAACAATCGATCGTTTCTCTTGGACAG ATTGGTGATTCATCTTCAGGTGAGATTAGCTCAGAGAAACAACCTCTGATCAAAGAGAACCACCACAGCCCAGAAAACTACTCTGTTCTTGCAGCCATCCCCCC GTTTCTCTTTCCAGCTCTTGGAGCGTTGCTTTTTGGTTACGAGATTGGTGCCACTTCTTGTGCTACCATTTCTATTAAG TCGCCTAAGCTAAGTGGAATCTCATGGTACAACTTGTCTTCAGTGGATGTTGGTATCATT ACTAGTGGCTCACTGTACGGTGCCTTAATTGGATCCATTGTGGCATTTAGTGTTGCTGACATTATAG GAAGAAGAAAGGAGCTGATTTTGGCTGCGCTCTTATATCTTGTTGGAGCCATTGTGACTGCAGTGGCACCTGTCTTCTATGTCCTGATTATTGGACGGCTTATGTATGGCATCGGTGTTGGACTG ACAATGCACGCGGCTCCGATGTACATTGCAGAGACTGCTCCTAGTCAGATACGTGGACGGATGATCTCACTGAAAGAGTTCTTTACCGTCCTTGGGATGGTT GGAGGTTATGGAATAGGTAGCCTTTGGGTTACGGTTACCTCTGGTTGGCGTTACATGTACGCAACGATCATCCCTTTGCCGGTTATCATGGGAATTGGAATGTGCTGGCTACCAGCATCCCCTAGGTGGCTGTTACTGCGCTCTCTCCAAGGTAAAGGGAATGTGGAGAGACTTCAACAGGCGGCAATCAAGTCTCTTCGCCGTCTTAGAGGGTCTGTGGTAGTTGACTCAGCCGCTGAGCAAGTGAACGAGATCTTGGCTGAACTTTCCTCTGTGGGCGAGGATAAAGAAGCTACACTTGGTGAGTTGTTTCAAGGGAAATGCTTGAAGGCTCTCACTATAGCAGGAGGTTTAGTCTTGTTGCAACAG ATAACTGGGCAACCAAGTGTACTTTATTATGCACCATCAATACTTCAG ACTGCTGGCTTCTCTGCTGCAACTGATGCAACTCGGATCTCAATTCTGCTCGGTCTATTGAAG TTGGTTATGACTGGAGTTGCTGTTATAGTGATTGACAGACTTGGAAGGAGGCCTTTACTTCTTGGTGGTGTTAGTGGCATG ATGATCTCACTGCTCCTCCTGGGGTCATACTACATCTTTTACAATACTGTACCAGCTGTGGCTGTAGTTGCATTGCTACTGTATGTGGGCTGCTATCAG TTGTCCTTTGGTCCTATTGGTTGGCTGATGATTTCAGAGATATTCCCCTTAAAACTAAGAGGCAGAGGGATCAGCATAGCAGTGCTTGTGAATTTCGGCACAAACGCGCTTGTGACATTCGCTTTCTCACCTCTAAAG GAGCTGTTAGGAGCTGGAGTATTGTTCTGTGGATTTGGAGTGATATGTGTAGTGTCTCTCTTCTTCATATACTTCATTGTGCCTGAGACAAAGGGTCTTACTCTTGAAGAGATTGAAGCCAAATGTCTCTAA
- the LOC106343355 gene encoding NADP-dependent alkenal double bond reductase P1-like, translated as MASNNKQVILRDYVAGFPKESDLVFNDATVDLSVLAGSNKVLVKNLFLSCDPYMRIRMSKPDPSTAALALPYKPGKPIYGYGVSKVIESGHPDYTKGDLLWGIVGWEEYSVITLTPYSHFKILHTDVPLSYYTGLLGMAGMTAYSGFYEICSPKKGETVFVSAASGAVGQLVGQLAKIMGCYVVGSAGSNEKVELLKNKFGFDEAFNYKEEQDLNAALKRCFPEGIDIYFENVGGKMLDAVLLNMKLNGRIAVCGMISQYNLEEQEGVRNLATVIYKRVRLQGFVVSDYYHKYSNFLEFVLPYIREGKITYVEDVAEGLENGPSALIGLFHGKNVGKQLIVVARE; from the exons ATGGCGAGCAATAACAAGCAAGTCATATTGCGAGATTACGTCGCCGGTTTCCCCAAGGAATCAGACCTCGTCTTCAACGATGCCACCGTGGATCTAAGTGTTCTGGCGGGATCTAACAAAGTTCTGGTGAAGAATCTCTTCTTGTCCTGCGATCCTTACATGCGCATTCGCATGAGCAAGCCTGATCCCTCCACTGCTGCTCTCGCTCTACCTTACAAGCCTGGCAAG CCAATATATGGGTATGGAGTGTCAAAAGTGATAGAATCAGGGCACCCTGATTACACAAAGGGAGACTTACTTTGGGGTATTGTGGGATGGGAGGAGTACAGTGTTATTACTCTAACTCCTTACTCACATTTTAAGATCCTACACACTGATGTTCCCTTGTCCTACTACACTGGCCTTCTTG GTATGGCTGGGATGACTGCTTATTCCGGGTTTTATGAAATCTGTTCTCCTAAGAAAGGAGAGACTGTCTTCGTCTCAGCTGCATCTGGTGCTGTTGGTCAGCTCGTAGGACAGCTCGCAAAGATTATGGGATGTTATGTCGTTGGAAGTGCCGGCAGTAACGAAAAG GTTGAACTTCTCAAGAATAAGTTTGGCTTTGATGAAGCTTTCAATTACAAAGAAGAGCAAGACCTTAACGCTGCCCTGAAAAG GTGTTTCCCGGAAGGCATAGACATATACTTTGAGAACGTAGGAGGCAAGATGCTAGACGCAGTGCTCCTAAACATGAAGCTAAACGGCCGCATCGCCGTATGTGGGATGATCTCACAGTACAACCTGGAGGAGCAGGAAGGTGTACGCAACCTAGCAACCGTCATCTACAAGCGAGTTCGGCTTCAAGGGTTCGTGGTCTCTGATTACTACCACAAATACTCAAACTTTCTGGAGTTTGTGCTTCCTTATATTAGAGAAGGGAAGATCACGTACGTTGAGGATGTAGCCGAAGGGCTGGAGAACGGGCCTTCTGCTTTGATTGGACTCTTCCATGGTAAGAACGTCGGCAAACAGCTCATAGTGGTGGCTCGTGAGTGA
- the LOC106343095 gene encoding NADH dehydrogenase [ubiquinone] iron-sulfur protein 6, mitochondrial — protein sequence MASNLLKALIRSQILPSSRRNFSVAAASTQLGIPTDDLVGNHTARWMQDRSKKSPMELINEVPPIKVVGRTAACEGDTNPALGHPIEFICLDLHEPAVCKYCGLRYVQDHHH from the exons ATGGCGTCGAATCTCCTGAAAGCTCTGATCCGATCGCAGATTCTCCCATCTTCGAGGAGGAACTTTAGCGTGGCGGCGGCTAGCACTCAGCTCGGCATTCCAACAGACGATTTAGTCGGAAACCACACGGCCAGATGGATGCAG GATAGGAGCAAGAAGTCACCAATGGAACTGATCAATGAGGTTCCACCTATCAAGGTTGTTGGAAGGACTGCTGCTTGTGAAGGAG ACACCAATCCAGCACTGGGTCATCCAATTGAGTTCATTTGCCTCGACCTACACGAGCCTGCTGTCTGCAAGTACTGTGGCCTTCGTTATGTTCAAGATCATCATCACTAA